In one window of Candidatus Dormiibacterota bacterium DNA:
- a CDS encoding tRNA-binding protein has product MNDIRVGTILVAEAFPEARRPAYKLTIDFGTELGTKRSSAQITERYTTDQLRGMQVLAVIDLGPKTIARFTSEVLVLGLPDERGHVVLLRPDSPVSNGAKGY; this is encoded by the coding sequence ATGAACGACATTCGCGTCGGTACGATCTTAGTCGCCGAAGCCTTTCCGGAGGCGCGCCGCCCCGCCTATAAGCTCACGATCGATTTCGGAACCGAGCTCGGCACCAAACGATCGAGCGCGCAGATTACCGAACGTTATACGACCGACCAATTACGCGGCATGCAAGTGCTGGCAGTCATCGATCTCGGCCCAAAGACGATCGCGCGCTTTACGAGCGAAGTCTTGGTGCTCGGCCTCCCCGACGAACGCGGGCACGTCGTCCTCCTGCGCCCGGATTCTCCGGTGAGTAACGGCGCCAAGGGGTATTGA